The Elaeis guineensis isolate ETL-2024a chromosome 3, EG11, whole genome shotgun sequence region CAATCAGCTCAAAAAATACGAGCGAATTACAAGATCTAGAATCCTGTAAACAAATTTTAGCATCCGGTAATCAGTTCCTGGAGTCCCGCAGGCAGTTTAAACAATCTGAACCACTTGGAGGTGCAAAGATGTCGTAGGCGTTCGGAACAGAATGTGAGCTACTGTCGGTAATTGCAATGACCTAAGAGCGCCAGCCATGGTTTAAAATAATACCGGCGCATGAAGTGCCGACTCAGCTAAACTAAAGATGATTGCTGCGCTGGTAGTCTGCAATCGGCAGTTATCTATTCTTGACCTATATGCACAAACTTGCCATGAGCATGGGGAATTTGTTTGAACTTTGAGTAATGTTGTAacaaactatgccattttatctCCCTTCCCATACGAAGGCCCAATCAAGGCCAGCTTTAGCTGACGACAGAACAAGATCAGTCTGGTGAGCTTCTGGATGATGCTTGCAGCAGCATTGCAAGTCCCATAATGAATAAGCAATTCCACAGGTCAAACAATGCTCTGACTAACTTATAGTTAGTGGGCTCTTGATAATGTCAATGAAAATGGTAATAAGCACTTTTGATTAAAACAAGCAGCATCCAATGATCCCACTTCACCAGCCATGCCTCAATGATATCAGGCAATACATGCAAACTAGGGTTTCTTCAGAAAAGGACAGGTCAGACATTTCCATACCCTATACAAAAATTCTAGTCTAATAAACAGTGTCAGAGTGAGGCATTGCAGGATAGCAACATgaagtttattgaagttgatgcaATTAGCAATAGACAGACCTTTCAGGTTTTGAAAGGCAGTTGACTGGCATCTCTCTTTTTTGTTTGGGGTCCATAACTCGCATTTCTATCATCAGTAACTCAAACTAATATTTGCAGATAGGGTTCCTTGCCTTTAGAGAAGGAATCGATTAATCAAGAATGAAAGGGAAATTGGAAgaaaaccaagaaaaaaaaaaatactgccaATTTGCAATGGGCAATGTGAAGCACTTTGTAACTATAACATCATTCCAGATTGCTCAATATACACGAACATTCTTccacaatctttttttttttaaataaaaaaaaatattttttttgtttcatatCCTTCTAGCACTAGCAACACTTGATGGCATGGAAATCCTTGACTTCAAGGGGGCCACCACACGGATCCCAGCAGAGATGAACAGCAATGCTATCACTCTTCTGCTTGACCTTGTAATGACATCAAAAAGACAACCGAATGGCGCTTGAATCCCTGAAAATGGAACATTATCTTAAGGCAGAAGCACCGGTGCAGCCAACTTCTTTAGGATGGTTTAAATGTCCTAAATGTTGTATGCCTATGGGCTATGGGTCCATGGGAAAGATTTAGAACCGAATGAATGccaaattcaaaatatataaaacaagTCAGAGGATATCTGTAGATATCTAGAAACTTAACAGCACAACTGTAAGCTCTTCATAGTAAAGAAAATAATAACCACCTATTTCTCAAAGGAAATAACAAAAACTCTGCCTGAGAATCAATCAATCAGCTCACAAAAGATGAATAGAATTGAAAAGACGAGGACTGACAGCTTTTCATATGCATATTGATGCTTTGAAATGTAGATTTTAATTCCTTGTTACAGTTCATCACGTACCTGGCTATAAGCTGTCAGAAAATGAGACCAGTCTGGATCCCATTTAATAGAGGTCCTTGAAcaaatcaactatctgatcaaaATTTTCATTGGTGCTTGCAGATTTGAATGGTCGTTTATTTCTGCTCTTATTCTTATTATAGCCTTTATAGGTCCTGCCTGAGGAATTTGATTTTGCCTCATGGTAAGCATTTGGACGTGCAGTCCTTGAGGGCCACTGCAAACTTTCTCGACCTGTGATCCTTCCATTCCCATGGTCATTTTGAAAGTCATCATACTCGAGAAATTGCTTTCTTCTGGTTTGAGCTTGACGAGCATGCGGGGAATCAGACTGACCAGAAAAATAGTTCTTTCTAGAGCCTTCATAACCTCTAAATGATGGATTGGATACTTGATATCTTCCATACTTTCCATACCGGCGGTCAGAAAAATGATCTCGATGCCGAAACTTCTCCTCTACTGAATCATGCTTGTCATAAAGGCTCCCTTCCCCATCTGAATATTCTATTCTGCTACCAACACCATCGGTGATTCCATGCAACTGTTCATAAAAAAATGATAACCAGTCAGCACTGAGATGGCTCACAAGGAACTAGGGACCCATTAATGCCTAGGAAAAAAAAAACCAAGTGTACGTATACAACGGGGTTGCTGATTTTCCTGTGAAGAATGATTGTGGAACAGAAACAGGTAATCTTAAAAAGTACAGAACTACTGAACTGAAAATCTTAAGAAGCATAAAACAGGTCATCTTATATATCATGTTGTAGACaaaaatgattaaattatataatCTGGATTCATAAGGGTAATCAGAGACCTGTTCAAATTTGCAGCCTAGATCCCGCTCAATAGTTCTGACTGCCTGCTGCTGGCTTCGAGTGAAAATAAGAACTGCAGTCCCCTTTTTTCCAGCACGACCAGTCCGACCAGATCTATGAAGGAAGACCTCTGAAgtatttggcatttcaaaatgaATAACCTGACAACATGACTAAGGATTAGCATTCTAGGCAACACAACCAGGTTTAAACAAAATCTTTTGCTTGAAAATCACAGGCTGCAGTACCAAGTCAACATTTGGGATATCAAGACCACGTGCAGCAACATCAGTAGCAACCAGCACATTAAACTGTCCATCACGGAAAGCAGCAAGAGTTTTATCCCTTTGAAATTGCTGCATGTTCCCATGCAATGCTCTGCTTCCAATGATTCTTGTCATGGACCTTGAAAGTGATTCAGCATCCTTCTTTGTCTTTGTAAAAATTATACTTTTACCTTCTTGTGCATACCTCTATAACATTAAAAAGTAGATTCAAATGGCagcaatagaaaaataaaaactaaagaaGAATCAGGTTAACGGAACCATTTTGGCACTAATCTCAGAAAGAAGGTAAAACAAAGTCACTGACCAAGAAGGAGAGTCATCAAAAAAGAAGGATTTATAAATTCAGAAAAAAAGTTGAAAGAAAGTACTAGTTTATACATGTCAAATAATATAACTAAATGAAAACATATAATATATCTTAATAATAGAAAACAACTAATTTACAACTCAAAGGAAACAAGTAGATCTTGTTATTCATAATGAGTATCAGTAAAAGTACTCAGCTACAATGTGTTGGGACTTCATTTCATTTGACCCTGTGGGTCGTGTCTTTCTAGATGAACTCCCAGCTCCCTGTATCAAAAGCTATTTTAACCCTTCATCTAGACCGGTTGCAAGTCTAGGGGCATCCAAATGGGTTTTGGTTCATGAGCTTAAATTGCAACCAATAAGGAAGATCTCTTTACTGCCCAACTGGAATATAGGTTTTATGGCAGGGCCTCCCTTGCCGTTGTTAGCCAAGCCTAGGAACTTGTCTCCAGTTCTTCCAAAAGATTGATATTAGGCTAACAAGAAGTCCTAAAATCTACTCAATCATTCCATGGAGCCTTTTCAACTTAAAGATGCTCCTGTAGCCACAATCCCAAATATGATGGAAAAAGGCTTCATATCAACTGAGCTTAATGTTCCCACCTTAATTTAAGCCCATAGCTCCCTCCTTTCACCTTCCCCAATTATAAGATATCTAGACTTTTGCACGTGCTACACAGTGGTTGTGAAGACCAAGGGTCATGATAAAGAGGAAGCCTGGGAGTTGGAGCAAATGATAAATCAAggagttttttcttttttaaaagagAGCAAGTCCCTTGTGAAAGGGGAACTACAATTAATCAGCTAATCAGGAGCTTTTCTTAAGAGAAAGAGAATACCCCATGGAAAAGGAAACAATACATGTATGGAATAAAATATAGTCAAGTAGGGCCTGGTAAAGAAGGCCTGCAGAGGGCTCCAGTATcggaaaaatataaaacaaatgaAGTCCAAACAGTGGAGTCGAAAATGGTAAGATGAAAGAAATGGACAGTGCAACCAACCTATTCATATTTTACCTCCTTCAAATATTTTCCATTTCTTCATGGTGTACAAACACCCAATCTTTCTtactttcttttaaaaaaaggCTTATACATATAGTTCTTCACATAATTCTTAATTTTTTACTTTCTCCACCCTTTAGCAAGTTTTTGAGAATTGTAAGAGCACTGCTTTCTACACTTACAAGTACCTCTCCACAAGATAGCTTTACTTACAGAGATCAAAGTTGGCAGAAGATTATGCTTATTAGGAGCAGTTGTTGCAATAGAATAGAGAGAAATGCCCTCAGCTAACTTCTGATCAGAGTCACCAACCTGCATGTCAAAGAAGACTTGAATATGTAAAATTGTTTTATGAAGTGTAGAAATAATTGATTGGCATGATAAATAAAACAGACATATTATGTGTCAAAGGACAGTGAAAGAAACAAGGCACAAAGGGTAGCACACCAGATCAATTACTAAAGGATCATTCAGGTACTTTCTTGAGAGAACATTAACCCACGAAGGCATTGTTGCTGAGAACAGCATACATTGCTTCCTTGCAGGTAAATAACTTAAAATGCATTCGACATCCTCTTGAAATCCAATAGCCAACATCTGATCAGCCTCATCCAACACAACAAACTTGACTTCTGAGAGATCTAAGGCACCCCTTTGAACTAAGTCGATAATTCTTCCAGGTGTCCCAACAACAACATCCATGCCAAATCTTAGAGATCGCACCTGGTTCATGATTGGTATTCCTCCATAGAGACATGTGCTGCTCAAGCTTGGAGCAGATGCTTTAAACTCCCGTTGCACCTGACGTGCAAGTTCACGTGTAGGTGCTAATATTAGAGCAGAAGGGACTTGATTTCTCCTATAATTCAAAGGCCCAAAACAGTAAGATTTTTATCGTAAAGTCAGCCGCAAGCAAGCATCATGAATTTTCTAAATGCTAATGACATAAATCAATTGCAGAACCATAAGAACTCACAAAAATTATAGGCTAGATATTAACAACTTATTAATATCCCATAAAAGAATAAAGGAAAACATAAGACAGACAAGTGCCTCCTAATCACTATAGGCTTTGAAGAATAGACATAAATAACCATTTGCTCCAAAATACGGACAAAGTATATACGTAAAGAGCAACCTGTTCATATGTTTCAGGATCTATTGTTACCACAAGCTTAAATGAAGCACCCACATCATCTGCTGAAATGCAAATGTACATCATTATGCACTGGAAACTGACAGTATGATGACTGAAACACACAGGCATTGGTTgtaagagatatatatatatatacctatatatgTTTGTTATTTGTTATGCATGGCTTTCACCATAGGAGCATTAACTCCTTGTTAGTTGCTAATTTGGAAACTTTGGGTTATGACTTTGACTCCCCTCCATAGGAAGTTTTGCCCAAAACAAATTCTTCAGAGAATCAGCGTCTTGCATGTGCACATTCAGATGAACCACAGGCCAAAGGATGAACTTAATGCATCACAGTTTGCATGTGATATTATCATTGAGTTGCATTTTCTAAACCCTTATTTGACTGGTCCTACACTTTAGAGAGAGCTCTCTCTTGAAACTCTTGTTTCCCTAGGGAGAACTGCCAAAAGTTTGTTCTTTAAATCCAACACTTCGGCAGATATTAACTTGGATCATACCCTAGTGCAGGGAAATTTTAATAATATACTGGCCTTGGACATAGGTTGGACCAAAGCCTGCCAGAAACCAGATTTAAGCTTCATGCAGGTGTCAATATCCCAATCACTTTATCATAATCATCTACCCTTGCTTGAGGCTAGGTTTCAAACATGAACATGCGCTGTTTAAGTTTTCCACACTTGCTCTGGTTTTCCTGAAGTTACTTGCATCAGCATTGATGATTTGAAACATGTGATTTCCAAATTGGTGTGAAAGTGTTATACCAATGGTGCTCTTGAGAAGTCTTGCGAGCAACCACACTGAGGGAAGGACTAGGTAGAAGTGGATCTGCATGAGTAATCCATCCATAAACCACTCCAGAAACCAAGATTTTGAACAAAAGAGATTACTAATTGTCACTTGCAGCACAACACAAATATGTGCTGCTAACCTTAAGAACTGCAAATAGTACAGATGATACTTGGAGGTATCTATGACCTACGGTCAACAACtcatttataataaataaatattgttGGATGGTTAGAAAAGAGAAACGATGTCAAACATAAAGCTTACTTGTTAATTTTCTATTAGGAGTTTAAGTCTATTTTTGGTACTGCATTTTGCCTTTCTAAGAACCAAAAGAGTATCATAAAGACACAGATCTGCCTTTGAACTTTCTAAGTCTTTAATTCTTCAGCAGCGAAACTATAGACAACTATGAAGATTCTAACAGCTTTTAATGCATCTCAATTCCTGAGCAGAGAATTTTGGTGAGGATCATGTTGGCAAAAATGGAGGATAATCTAAGAGATGAAACTCTAAACCCAGATTGATGTAGGAGTATAAGAAGACAGAGATCTCAAACAGTTTGACAGAGGTTAATCTTGCATTGGTGACAGCTTTTCTTTCATCATTGGCTTCACTTTTTCCAGGATCCCTTGAAAAGGGAAAACTCTTTCTTTAATATACACCAAGTTTTTTGACATGTTTGTCTCTGACCTTTAAATTTTCCAAGAAATCCTCTAAACAAATCCTCTTAATAAAAATTCAATTTGGTTATGCATCATATTTTTGTGCAGTTTTCAATATTCAATTTCATGACTTAGATTTATAAATCAAATGTTTTGTACTTCAATACACCATATTCTTGGGATGTATAATCCTACATATCTcatgattaaattaaaaaatgCCCATTTAGTGTGCTAAATCACATACACCTGCACAGCAAATCTCGTGGTCCTATTTCAAAATCCTTGATAAGGGAACTCAAAATCAATTTGCTCATGCCATGTTGCTCACTGAGAAGCAAAAACACATGCATATGAAATTTGATGTCTTTGAGCAAAAGCAAAGTAATAAttatgatagaaatgaacctgtGTTGACTCTGATGTCGAATAATATTATCCAATATGGGAATGCCGAAGGCTAAGGTTTTCCCTGAACCAGTAATAGCTCTTCCAACCATATCTCGACCTTCCATAGCTGGCTCCAAGACAGCTCTCTACATTCAGGAGCAGCATTTTACTTATATCAGTAAATTCATTTAACAGAGAGAAGATTGTTTCACATATTTAGAAAGCTAAAACAAAGACAGATGCATTGCTTCATGAAATATCTGAACATGCAAGATTATCACCTGTGCAATATATTTTTGTCTATTATTATCCTACTACCCGTGACCTTAGACAATCCAATAAGATCCCACAGCTTGGACTTAAGATAAGAGTCAGGTCTTATAAGAACAAGCAAGAAAGACAACACGTTGAAGGAACTCTCAAGAGAGCAAACAAGTCCTACCACCATGATTCACAAGCTCTCTAATTTATTGGGAAAATTGAAGCAGTGTAATGACCTAATATACTTTTACAAGTTAACATCCTAAGATTTCTATGAAACTCAAACATCAATATTGGACCTCTACTCATTGCATCCAGCCACTGAACAACCACTGGCACCACTATACATAGTCCAACACAAGTACATTAGCTAAAGAGAAAGACCACCACAAAAAATAACCTCCAAAAGTAACCCTTCCAGGCTCAAACTACTCTCCATCTCCAATGCACCCAAAAACTTCTTTAAACAACCAGCTACCAAATCTAGGCCCTAGAACCCATGTTATTAGCAAACTAGTGACTGACACATATTTGTAACCATCACCCATGTTCCAATGTTGATATAATGCGATCTTTGAGGCATTCTGAGTACATTGCTAAAATGGATTTTCATTATACTGCAGAAGAAAAATGTATCTTGAAGAATGGAAATTTAAAAGCTTCCCAGAACATACTAAACTTCATTTTCACTGAACTAGAATCCTGTTTCATTTAAATATTAGTTCCTGATGGATTGAAGGCATTACATGGAACAATGTCTAAGATGCTCCTATCACATGCAGGACCTAGTTAAACTATTTAATACAATGCTCACCAACGGTACAGTCAGCTTCCCTTCAATTAAAGTTATTTGTGACGGCAAAAAAAAAACGAAAAGGAATTTTACATGTAAAATTTAGgagataaaaaagaagaaatctccatTTAACTTCTAATGGTCTTCGCTTTCTAACTCACatatcctcttctttctctccataTAATTGAAGCTATTTTGAAGCCTAGGACAAAAAACCACCACTTCTACACCACAACGAAAACAAAGATATACCCTTTTAACGAAAAGCTAAAATCCAAACACATTAAATTCAATCAAAAAGATAACTTTTTGCCATGAGAAACGGATGACGTTTACCTGAATGGGAAAGAGCTCGGTAATTCCCCGACGAGAGAGAGCGGAGACGATCTGTTCAGAGATGCCGAGCTTCGAGATATCGAGGGTGGAGGCGGCATCAGCCCTGCTCGTCTCCTCGGCGAGCCGCATCGCCGCGCGAGCGGAAAGGAGCGGCTTTCGAGAAGAGGCAGCACTAGGGTTTCTAGAGATGGAGATGGGAAAGGAGATGGagtggagagaggagggttcgGAGTTTCTTCTGAGAGGGATGAAGACAGTGGAGGAGGGGAGAGGGAAGAAGAGGAGAGCCATTGCCGTTCGACTTCTGGTCCGGGGGCTCGCAGCCGCAAAGCGGGTTTCTTTTTGCGGATAACGAGAACACACATATATACAGAGCACTAGGGCATATCTAGCCCGCCAAAATATCTCAGGAGCCTGGACGTCCAAATATCAGAGAACCGTTATAACGTGGTAAAAGTAGGGCTGTCAATTTGGATTGGTTCCACCACATTGATCCATCCGACAATATAAATGAGATggattagatttatattttaataatttatttaaaaatagatcaaATAATCCATCGCATTTGGATTGATGGATGGGGATGGATCGGAGCGgactgatgcatctattttatttgataaaaaaatattatcaaatttttttgagattttgatcTTTATCTAGTTATCCACATATTTTGtttagtaaaaaattatcaactctTCAGAGATCGTGAAGGAGTTGCGGAGAGAAGAggggttaataatttttttttttttctgaatgggAGATGGGTTGGTCCGTTTAACTTGCAATCTATGACGGGTCGGATCGAATTGGAGTTTTTTAATCCCGTCAATTAAATGGATTAGTCCATCCCGCCCTGTTTAGAGATGGATCGGGGCGGATCCGGGTAGATTGGAGCAGGTCGGCTCATCTTGACAAAACCTCAAGTGAGAACCTCGCGTGCGttcaaaaaactaaaaaaatagataccaaataatttttatttttatttttaaaaatttataattagttgattattttttttattctttttcgacGAGAATCTATGATAAAGGAGAGGGAGGAGTGATGAGGCACAAAGAGGCAATCAAAGAAGTTACAGGAGAAAAAAAGTACAGATAAGATCGACAATGCAATCGAAGATGAGAAATAATTCGACATAGAACAGAGAGATGAACGGTGAGGCTCGATGAGCTAATTTGGTTGGATAGGTGCAATAAGGTCAGAGAGATGGGAAGAAGAaagattaaaattaatttttaaaaatatgagaagtaaaaattttttatttttatgtttaaaaaaataataaaaattatttaaaataatagaaACATAAGTTGAATGATCAAATATATTTTCCACgctgaatattatttttattaaataaataattttaaaaaaatactggATAAGTGTTGTTCCGCGTTTCTGTGTAAGTCGCTAGGCTAGGCTATATGTTGAGAAGGTCGCTTGGTACCATCCTGTCGCGCAAAGAATTTGGGAAATGGACAATTAGGCTCACATCTTATGGGGCGTAAATTTTCCCATGAGCTTCTCCTTCTCGTGACAGCATTTGCCAAACCGACCTGACTCTTCCATTAACTCATCCCAAGTGAAGGAGACTCGACGAACATAGAGCTAGCTCTATTCTTACATCTTAATGGGAGCGCATGGCTCTTCGATTTCATATCTTGAACAAGATATTCAGGCATAATCAGGCCCACATGTGTGTATTCGTATGTGTTCAATTTGTCGTCAATAGACAAAATGTGCATATCAAAAAGACTAGAAACTGCACACCATGTGGGACCAATAGGCATGTATTGCCTACTTTAGATGTATCATGTATGTATCATCCTATGATGAAGTGCACCCCAAAATTTGTCATCATGTACTCAATATAACAATAAGTTACGAATGCGCACGTATGGTAAACCTGCATGAACTTCGTGAAGATGCAAAAATGCGGGAATCTATGTGCATAGCGGACCAAAatgatgtacacacacacaccgtGTGCTCTATGCGTGTCctgcactttgagaatatatgtcgcTTGGCCTATGCAGTCTTGACGGTCAGATTTGGAGGCTGAAAATACTATTAATCAGAGAGAGAAAGGTACTGTTTAATTTGATGGAAATGGCATGAGCTCCGGTCCACGATGATCCGATTCAAAAATTACGGTTTTTCTTAGCCAATGCTGATGGATATACCTGGATAAATGTGGAAAATAGCCATGCATGGCTGCAAAGATGAGGAGGCGTGAAAATGGGGGCAATTGACTAATAAATCTAGAGGAAACAAATACTAAGGATAGGGCTTATTAACGATATACAGCTTTCTACAACTTTAGATggacacaaaagaaaaaaaaaaagtgtgcaTTGAGATAATTCAATCGATCTCCGATTCTGACTCTAAATTGACTTCATGGACATAAAATACCGACTAACAATCACTTGGCCGACATACAGTCGGTTATccccaaccatcaacagacttagCCACGATAACTCCGCTAATCTTAGATcgatgaccatcggcatatcagagttatcgaCCGATGCTTATTCGGATCTCCTCGATTACCGACATATGATCGACATACTAttgttaccgacatatagtcggtttaTCTAAAACTGTCAGTGCAGAAAATGCATGATGACCAAAACATAATCAGTGATGGGTATAACCATCCATCCCACAATCACATAATATCGGAACGTGTGGGACCCATGTGTCTAACCATTACAAACAATTACCAGCTATTCGTTTATAAAACGAGATAAATGAACAGcacttgataagataattttggaCTGTTGAATTTTCTATCTGTTGTTCACCACTTCctactgatttaagcatcggaggatccccgctggacataatttcgatcagtgcggacttcttttgcaggtgctcttcttcGACGACGGACACaacaggggattggccgcaacagattggcacgctaGGAAGGAGGAATACGAGTAACTATGGCGAAAATCAAAGCTCAACATTCAACAGGATTGGCGAGGTAGTCTTCCCACTGGAAAGATATTCCTCCCCCACCTCCACTGACAGAGTCCAGCTCTTCACATCCTGTAGTCACTACGAACACGCAAGTTGCTGCCCTAATACAGCAAATGAAGGTATTAATGGAGGCAGTCCACAGCCTCCAACAGCAACAAATACAACAATAATAGCAACCGTCGGTGGAGAAGCCGGTGGCTCATTCAGTGCCGTCTAGGCACAGCCGTCGTCCTCCACGGCGTTCATCTTTCTCATCTTCAAAGCGGCGACCATCTCAACACACTCATCTAGACGGGCAACTGCATTCTTGGCACTCCCATCGTGCCATCCATCCTTCGCAGCGTTCTCCCTCTCCATCCCAtgtacatagtatcaagaagaaaaaaagaccGCGTACGCCTTCTGCTTCTCCATCTTCAAGCTCTTTAGGAGATTCTACCCCTGAGTTTTTTCAGTAACGGCAACTCGACGACTACGAGTGCAAGTTCAAGAAGATCGATCATCAACTTGTCTGACTTCGAGTAGAAGGTTGGAAGTCTTCTAATGACTATAACTTTCACACTGTCTAACCTCTTTTTCAGTGCATCCTGAACGAATCGATTTCATttcgattcaagatgccgcagatagagccatatgatggctctacCGATCCAATCGATTATTTGAAGAGCTATAAATCTTTCATGATGATCTAagaggcaaccgatgccctcttatGCATCGACTTCCTGGCAACTATTCGGAAAGCTGCTTGGGCCTGATATTCTGGATTGCAGTCGGGGAGCATTAACTCCTTCGAGTAGCTCGAACATTCTTTTGtgacccatttcagcactagctgaAAAGTGCTATGGACAACATATAGTCTTTTCTCCATCAAACAAGACGAGACAGAGACGttgagagattttgtggctcGCTTCAACACGGCCACACTTAAGGTcagagacctcaatgaagatatggccatatcgaTCATGAAAAGAGATTTGAGTGGATCCAGATTCACTTATTCTCTTGATAAAACTTTTCTTCAGATCTATGCTGAACTTTTAGAGTGCACATACAAGTATATTCTCACAAATTAGGGTGTTTCTGATCGATGCCagatagaaaaaaaagatcaaaaaaagaagcATAAGAAAAGTGAAGTTCTGACCAAGTCAAGTCGGTCAATCACCAATAAGTAAGCTTCATCTCGACGATGGAGTCCAAAGCCGAACAGCTAtagtaggtatgactcctatattcctctttctgctctccgtgtgcagattttgatggagatcgaagagaGGAGTATCTTCGACACCTTTCGCTAATTAAAGCATCATCGAAGAGCCATGACAGgaagaagtactgtcgatttTATCATGATCATGGACACGATACCGAACAGTGCATCCAACTTagggatgaaatagaggccctgattcgatgaggctacttCAAAAAATTTCGACGAGATCGCCCAATTTaacctcccaccgaccaacaGCTCGAGCCACAAGCTGAGAAAATAATCAACAATCGACCAATGGTGGGAGTAATTAATATGATCTTCGGGTGATCGAAGGACTAGGGGGCAACTTCTGAAGAAGAGTTAACGAAGAAACGATGACCTGACAATATAGTTTCTTTTTCGAAAGATGATGTCCAGAGAATATAAActttccatgatgatgctgtcgttgtctcgatgatgatagtaaattatgatgtaaaaaaaaaattaattgataatGAAAACTCAACTCATGTTCTTTTTTACTCGACTTTTTCTCATATGTGACTACCGACTGATCAACTTAGAAGAGTTTTGACTTCATTAGTCGGTTTTATTGGAGATGCAGTTACtgtagaagaaaaaattactctcccactaaTTACAGGAACAGATCCATAACAAAGCACTATTCTCCTGACATTCACTATCGTCCGAGCTCCATCGGCTTACAATACCATACTTGGATGACTTGGACTTAATGCCTTGAGAGCAGTAATTTCAACATATTATTTACTGGTCC contains the following coding sequences:
- the LOC105041374 gene encoding DEAD-box ATP-dependent RNA helicase 53, encoding MALLFFPLPSSTVFIPLRRNSEPSSLHSISFPISISRNPSAASSRKPLLSARAAMRLAEETSRADAASTLDISKLGISEQIVSALSRRGITELFPIQRAVLEPAMEGRDMVGRAITGSGKTLAFGIPILDNIIRHQSQHRRNQVPSALILAPTRELARQVQREFKASAPSLSSTCLYGGIPIMNQVRSLRFGMDVVVGTPGRIIDLVQRGALDLSEVKFVVLDEADQMLAIGFQEDVECILSYLPARKQCMLFSATMPSWVNVLSRKYLNDPLVIDLVGDSDQKLAEGISLYSIATTAPNKHNLLPTLISRYAQEGKSIIFTKTKKDAESLSRSMTRIIGSRALHGNMQQFQRDKTLAAFRDGQFNVLVATDVAARGLDIPNVDLVIHFEMPNTSEVFLHRSGRTGRAGKKGTAVLIFTRSQQQAVRTIERDLGCKFEQLHGITDGVGSRIEYSDGEGSLYDKHDSVEEKFRHRDHFSDRRYGKYGRYQVSNPSFRGYEGSRKNYFSGQSDSPHARQAQTRRKQFLEYDDFQNDHGNGRITGRESLQWPSRTARPNAYHEAKSNSSGRTYKGYNKNKSRNKRPFKSASTNENFDQIVDLFKDLY